GGCCAGTGGATGTCGCGACACGGCAACCCGGCCTTCGCGATGTTCAAGACGCCGTGGGCGGAAACCTATCCCGGCTTGTTGCGCGCGAACGGGTGGTTCACCGGACACGTCGGCAAGTGGCACAACGGGCCATTCCCCGCGGGGAACTTCGACTTCGGCCGCAGCTACGCGGGCCGGCACTGGATCAAGCAGCCCGACGGCACGGAGATCCACGTCACGCAGAAAAACGAGAACGACGCGCTCGAATTCCTCCGCTCGCGCCCGAAGGACAAGCCGTTCTGCCTCACGCTCGCGTTCTTCGCCACGCACGCCGAGGACCAGAACCCGAAGCAGTATCTGCCGATGCCCGCGAGCATGGAGCTTTACAGGGACGTGAAGGTGCCCGTGCCGAAGACCGCGACCGACGAACACTTCAAGCGGCTGCCGCCCTTCGTGGGCAACGAAAAGAACGAGGGACGCCGCCGCTGGCACTGGCGCTTCGACACGCCGGAACGCTACCAGGAATACATGAAGAACTACTACCGCCTCGCGACCGAGGTGGACACCGTCTGCGGCCGCGTGCTGGACGAATTGCGCAAGCAGGGCGTCCTCGACAACACGCTGGTCATCTTCACCGGCGACAACGGCTACTTCCACGCCGAGCACGGGCTCGCCGACAAGTGGTATCCCTACGAGGAGAGCATCCGCGTGCCGCTCATCGTGCGCGACCCGCGGCTCGCGGCGTCGAAGCGCGGCATCACGAACGACGACTTCGCGCTGAACGTGGACCTTGCGCCGACCCTCCTCGCTGCCGCCGGGCTCAAGGCGCCGGATCGCATGCAGGGACGCGACCTCGCGCCGTTGTATCTCGCCGCGAACAAGCCCGCGTGGCGGACCGAGTTCTTTTACGAGCACGCCACCATTCGCAATGTGGAGTTCATCCCGTCGTCGGAGGCGCTCGTGCGGAAGGACGTGAAGTATCTGTTCTGGCCCGACTTCAAGCACGAGGAACTGTTCGACCTGAAGGCCGACCCGTCCGAGGAACGCAACCTCGCCGCGGACCCGGCGCAGCAGGAGCGCCTCGCCGCGCTCCGCAAACGCTTCGCCGAACTCAAGGCGGAGGCGAAGTGATGTCCACAGTCCCGTCCCCAAAGATCTCTGACCATTCATGAAACCCCTCGCAACAATCCTCTGCGGGCTCGCGCTGCTCGGCACCACTGCACCGGCGCATGCCGCCGCTGACTCCCCGCGGCTGAACATCCTGTTCGTCTTCGCCGATGACTGGGGCCGTTACGCCAGCGCTTACGCGAAGGTGGACGGCCGGCCGACCATCAACGACGCGATCAAGA
The sequence above is a segment of the Verrucomicrobiota bacterium genome. Coding sequences within it:
- a CDS encoding sulfatase; the encoded protein is MSLRLLVAILGATGGALPAAEAPRQNILVLYADDWRHDTLGCAGNPVVKTPRLDALAREGVRFTRNCVTTSICGVSRASLFTGQWMSRHGNPAFAMFKTPWAETYPGLLRANGWFTGHVGKWHNGPFPAGNFDFGRSYAGRHWIKQPDGTEIHVTQKNENDALEFLRSRPKDKPFCLTLAFFATHAEDQNPKQYLPMPASMELYRDVKVPVPKTATDEHFKRLPPFVGNEKNEGRRRWHWRFDTPERYQEYMKNYYRLATEVDTVCGRVLDELRKQGVLDNTLVIFTGDNGYFHAEHGLADKWYPYEESIRVPLIVRDPRLAASKRGITNDDFALNVDLAPTLLAAAGLKAPDRMQGRDLAPLYLAANKPAWRTEFFYEHATIRNVEFIPSSEALVRKDVKYLFWPDFKHEELFDLKADPSEERNLAADPAQQERLAALRKRFAELKAEAK